In one window of Spartinivicinus marinus DNA:
- the cyaY gene encoding iron donor protein CyaY, with protein sequence MTEAEFNELLDELMVAIEDAIDELEIDIDCESGNGMLTMQFENHSQIILSRQPALRQLWLAAKSGGFHFNYQSKEQQPNEQQWVCDSTGEEFISMLNRFMTEQGGEEVELELG encoded by the coding sequence ATGACAGAAGCAGAATTTAATGAGTTATTAGACGAACTAATGGTGGCTATTGAAGATGCCATTGATGAGCTAGAGATAGATATAGACTGCGAATCTGGCAACGGTATGCTAACCATGCAGTTTGAAAACCACAGCCAGATCATCCTAAGTCGTCAGCCAGCACTACGACAACTGTGGCTGGCAGCCAAAAGTGGTGGATTCCACTTTAACTATCAATCAAAAGAACAGCAACCAAACGAACAGCAGTGGGTATGTGACAGCACTGGCGAAGAATTCATTAGTATGTTGAACCGGTTTATGACTGAGCAGGGTGGAGAGGAAGTAGAGTTGGAGTTGGGTTGA
- the lysA gene encoding diaminopimelate decarboxylase: MDHFLYRDGELFAEDVPVTELAKQYGTPCYVYSRATLERHYTAYTKAMGKHPHLICYAVKANSNLAVLNVLAKLGAGFDIVSVGELERVLAAGGDPAKVVFSGVAKQEAEIARALEVGIHCFNVESEFELARIQKVAAEMGQQAAISLRINPDVDAKTHPYISTGLKENKFGISFDDAISAYQKAAQLPNLQIIGVDCHIGSQLTEIDPFLDAMDRLLFLVDELAKLGIELKHLDLGGGLGVRYQQEIPPEPDTYAKAVMEKIQGRNLTLVFEPGRSIAANAGILVTQVDLLKDNGHKHFAIVDAAMNDLIRPSLYNAWQDIVQVKPRIDGLQANFDIVGPVCETGDFLGKNRELNLKPGDLLAIRSAGAYGFVMSSNYNSRNRAAEVMVDKDQHHLIRARETVSQQIANEYLLPN, encoded by the coding sequence ATGGATCACTTTCTTTACCGCGATGGCGAATTATTTGCCGAAGATGTTCCGGTTACGGAGCTTGCTAAGCAGTATGGCACGCCCTGCTATGTCTATTCCCGGGCCACACTGGAACGTCACTACACAGCCTATACCAAGGCGATGGGTAAACACCCCCATTTGATCTGCTATGCGGTAAAAGCCAACTCCAACCTGGCTGTTCTCAATGTTCTGGCTAAACTAGGCGCAGGCTTTGATATTGTTTCAGTAGGTGAGCTTGAACGCGTCCTAGCGGCTGGTGGTGATCCAGCCAAAGTGGTTTTCTCTGGAGTAGCCAAGCAAGAGGCAGAAATTGCCCGGGCCCTTGAGGTCGGCATCCATTGCTTTAATGTGGAGTCGGAGTTTGAGCTTGCACGCATTCAGAAAGTCGCTGCAGAAATGGGCCAGCAAGCTGCTATTTCATTACGAATTAACCCCGATGTTGATGCTAAAACCCATCCCTATATTTCAACAGGGTTGAAAGAAAACAAGTTTGGTATTTCTTTTGATGATGCAATTTCCGCGTATCAAAAGGCCGCTCAACTACCCAACCTGCAAATTATAGGCGTCGACTGTCATATTGGTTCGCAATTAACCGAGATTGATCCATTTTTAGATGCAATGGATCGCCTGTTATTTTTAGTTGATGAGCTAGCCAAACTGGGTATTGAGCTAAAACACCTCGACTTAGGCGGTGGCCTTGGGGTCCGTTATCAGCAGGAAATACCACCAGAGCCGGATACCTATGCCAAAGCCGTTATGGAAAAAATCCAGGGCCGCAACCTCACCTTAGTATTTGAGCCAGGCCGCTCAATTGCTGCCAATGCCGGTATTTTAGTCACCCAAGTTGATTTACTGAAAGACAATGGCCATAAACACTTTGCCATTGTGGATGCAGCTATGAATGACCTGATTCGCCCTTCTCTGTACAATGCTTGGCAGGACATTGTTCAAGTAAAACCAAGAATTGATGGCCTACAAGCTAATTTTGATATCGTTGGCCCTGTGTGTGAGACAGGTGATTTTCTGGGCAAAAACCGAGAACTAAACCTGAAGCCAGGCGACTTGCTGGCCATTCGTTCTGCTGGCGCGTATGGCTTTGTTATGAGCTCTAATTACAACAGCCGTAATCGAGCAGCAGAAGTGATGGTTGATAAAGACCAGCACCATCTAATCAGGGCTAGAGAAACTGTTAGCCAACAAATAGCAAACGAATACCTACTCCCTAACTAA
- the lptM gene encoding LPS translocon maturation chaperone LptM has product MRILFAVLLLTWLAGCGQKGPLYLPDESEQESTESVNQ; this is encoded by the coding sequence ATGCGCATTCTATTTGCTGTGCTTCTACTTACCTGGCTGGCTGGTTGTGGTCAAAAAGGACCTCTTTACTTACCAGATGAATCTGAGCAAGAATCTACAGAATCTGTTAACCAATAA
- the dapF gene encoding diaminopimelate epimerase, whose product MLLRFTKMHGLGNDFMVVDLVTQHCKLNEDLIRSLADRHRGIGFDQLLVVEPPSHPNNDFKYRIYNADGGEVEQCGNGARCFARFVLDKKLTTKNHIKVETLSGDIELIVEADGNITVDMGIPKLAPSKIPFNAPQQQTTYKVQTVNGEMELGAASMGNPHAVLKVDTINNAPVNTLGAELESHPDFPQRVNVGFMEVLSRQEVNLRVFERGVGETQACGTGACAAVVVGCIQGLLDEQVTVNLPGGSLTIQWQGEGHSVKMTGPACRVFEGQIRL is encoded by the coding sequence ATGCTGTTACGTTTTACAAAAATGCACGGGCTTGGCAACGACTTTATGGTTGTCGACTTAGTCACCCAACACTGCAAACTCAATGAAGATTTAATTCGGTCATTGGCCGATCGCCATCGTGGGATAGGCTTTGATCAACTACTGGTTGTTGAACCACCCAGCCACCCAAACAACGACTTCAAATACCGAATTTACAATGCAGATGGCGGTGAAGTAGAACAATGCGGAAATGGAGCGCGCTGTTTTGCTCGTTTTGTGCTAGACAAAAAGTTAACAACCAAAAACCATATTAAGGTTGAAACACTGTCAGGTGATATAGAATTAATAGTAGAAGCCGATGGCAATATTACTGTAGATATGGGTATACCAAAGCTAGCGCCAAGCAAAATTCCTTTTAATGCACCTCAACAGCAGACTACTTATAAAGTACAAACTGTTAATGGCGAAATGGAATTAGGTGCTGCTTCAATGGGTAACCCCCATGCAGTATTAAAGGTAGACACTATCAATAACGCACCTGTTAACACATTAGGGGCGGAATTAGAGTCACACCCAGACTTTCCTCAGCGGGTTAATGTTGGTTTTATGGAAGTACTCAGCCGCCAGGAAGTCAATTTGCGAGTGTTTGAGCGTGGCGTAGGAGAAACTCAAGCTTGTGGTACTGGAGCTTGTGCGGCAGTTGTCGTTGGTTGTATTCAAGGCTTGCTGGATGAGCAGGTAACTGTGAATTTACCAGGCGGTAGTTTAACAATTCAGTGGCAAGGTGAAGGGCATAGCGTAAAAATGACAGGTCCTGCCTGCCGGGTATTTGAAGGTCAAATTAGGTTATGA